A region of Clostridium acetobutylicum ATCC 824 DNA encodes the following proteins:
- a CDS encoding DAK2 domain-containing protein — translation MEHLTIDGHNFYNMIVNACNKLDEQKDFVNSLNVFPVPDGDTGTNMSMTFRNAVLEIENMKNEGIGSIAKKLSKGALMGARGNSGVILSQILRGIASGLDGLNKVDSEQFAKSIMEGSKFAYKAVMRPTEGTILTIIRSAGESAVNSKETDITRLMSEVCAASEKMLKKTPDMLPVLKKAKVVDSGGTGLLIILKGMQEALENNIEAVLEGVKKSSDVTKPKAEDISDAEIKFGYCTEFIIHSGTSSVSEFRDDISKLGDSMIVVNVDDITKVHIHTNDPGLVLSKAVKLGELSKIKIDNMREEHREVLGLKTEGSSSETTEEANEDQEKDFGFISVASGEGIAKIFKDLGVDFVIEGGQTMNPSTQDILSSINSINAKNIFVFPNNKNIIMAANQASELSDKNVVVIPTKTIPQGITCMTEFEYDGDVEKNKEKLTKAIEKVKTGSITYAVRDTDVDGKVVNANDILGIVEGKIKETGKDIYQVCEKIIDGMVDEDSELISIYYGKDCSEIKARELSKIIEDKYPDFDVQLTEGKQPLYYFIVSVE, via the coding sequence TTGGAACACTTAACTATAGATGGGCATAATTTTTATAATATGATTGTAAATGCATGCAATAAATTAGATGAACAAAAGGACTTTGTTAATTCTTTGAATGTATTTCCGGTACCAGATGGTGACACTGGAACAAATATGTCCATGACATTTAGAAATGCTGTACTTGAGATAGAAAATATGAAAAATGAAGGCATAGGAAGTATAGCAAAGAAATTATCCAAAGGTGCACTCATGGGAGCAAGGGGTAATTCAGGGGTTATACTTTCTCAAATACTAAGAGGAATAGCAAGCGGTTTAGACGGCCTTAATAAAGTAGATAGTGAACAGTTTGCTAAGAGTATAATGGAAGGCTCAAAATTTGCGTATAAGGCTGTAATGAGACCTACTGAAGGAACAATACTCACAATTATAAGAAGCGCCGGTGAAAGTGCAGTAAATAGTAAAGAAACAGATATAACAAGGCTTATGTCTGAAGTATGTGCTGCTAGTGAAAAAATGTTAAAGAAAACTCCGGATATGCTTCCAGTTTTGAAAAAAGCAAAGGTTGTAGATTCAGGTGGAACAGGGCTTTTAATAATTCTTAAGGGAATGCAGGAAGCATTAGAAAATAACATTGAAGCAGTTCTTGAGGGAGTTAAAAAATCTAGTGATGTAACTAAGCCTAAGGCTGAAGATATTAGTGATGCTGAAATAAAGTTCGGTTACTGCACTGAATTTATAATACATTCAGGAACTTCAAGTGTATCAGAATTTAGAGATGATATATCAAAGCTTGGGGATTCTATGATAGTTGTAAATGTAGATGACATAACTAAAGTTCACATACACACAAACGATCCAGGTCTTGTATTATCTAAGGCAGTTAAATTAGGAGAGCTTTCTAAAATAAAAATAGATAATATGAGGGAAGAACATAGAGAAGTTTTAGGACTTAAAACTGAAGGCTCAAGTAGTGAAACAACAGAAGAAGCTAATGAAGATCAGGAAAAAGATTTTGGATTTATATCTGTAGCTTCTGGAGAAGGTATTGCAAAGATATTTAAGGATTTAGGAGTTGATTTTGTAATTGAGGGCGGACAGACAATGAATCCAAGTACTCAAGATATACTTTCAAGTATAAATTCTATAAATGCAAAAAATATTTTTGTATTCCCTAATAATAAAAATATTATCATGGCAGCCAATCAGGCTAGTGAATTAAGTGATAAAAATGTTGTAGTAATACCTACAAAAACAATTCCACAAGGAATAACTTGTATGACTGAGTTTGAGTATGATGGAGATGTGGAAAAAAACAAAGAAAAATTAACTAAAGCTATAGAAAAAGTAAAAACAGGATCTATTACTTATGCGGTAAGAGATACTGATGTAGATGGTAAAGTCGTAAATGCAAATGATATACTTGGTATAGTTGAAGGAAAGATAAAGGAAACAGGAAAAGATATATATCAGGTTTGCGAGAAGATAATAGATGGTATGGTAGATGAAGACAGTGAGCTTATATCTATATACTATGGAAAAGATTGCAGTGAAATAAAAGCGAGAGAATTATCTAAAATAATTGAAGATAAATATCCGGATTTTGATGTACAATTAACTGAAGGAAAGCAACCATTATACTATTTCATAGTTTCTGTAGAGTAG
- the recG gene encoding ATP-dependent DNA helicase RecG, translated as MNINDDIATLKGVGPKTALKLNKCGIFTILDLLLYFPRDYENLSLMSNILEVEDGQKVIVKCTPLRLEKEFRSKSRKTVTKIIFSDGKTTFSGIWFNQPYIKNKFKYNETYTIMGKIKRTKNEITMNNPIPVENRSSSDEKIVPKYALSGTLKNTFFIRLIFELLQNIKIDENMPEWIIKKNAFHSLDESLREIHSPRNMLELRESTRRLKFQELFTYSLKVLMLKEYIKKNNKGFAFKIAPELIKLKESLPFKLTEAQNLVIREILKDEKRPQAMNRLVQGDVGSGKTIVALIAIFNVIKNGFQAVLMAPTEILAKQHFESANTLFKEFNIRIELLTGSVTDKNKRIIKEKLKDGEIDLIIGTHALIEDNVEFSNLGIVVTDELHRFGVMQRNRLFNKGNNIDVLVMTATPIPRTLALYLYGDLDVSIIDTLPPGRKEVKTLCIKKNSRQKAYNFALNEIKNGRQIYVVCPLVEENEKLELTSVEKLYEELKSSYFKGIKIEMLHGKMAPKEKNAIMERFNNKETIVLVSTTVIEVGVNVPNASVMIIEDAQRFGLAQLHQLRGRVGRGQYQSYCMLVAEMKNKVAERRMEIMCSSSDGFYISEEDFKLRGSGEVFGIRQSGEDGLILSDIIQDISILREANSAAKKLIISTEKSDIVIKKSIVKSLKNTSKYICFN; from the coding sequence ATGAATATTAATGACGATATTGCAACACTTAAAGGAGTAGGTCCTAAAACGGCTTTGAAATTAAATAAATGTGGTATATTCACTATACTAGATTTGCTTCTATATTTTCCAAGAGATTATGAGAATTTATCTCTTATGTCTAATATTCTGGAAGTTGAAGATGGACAAAAGGTTATAGTGAAATGTACACCTTTAAGGTTAGAAAAAGAATTTAGATCGAAAAGCCGCAAAACTGTAACTAAAATAATATTTTCAGACGGTAAAACTACATTTAGCGGTATATGGTTTAATCAGCCGTATATAAAGAATAAATTTAAATATAATGAAACATATACAATCATGGGAAAAATAAAAAGGACTAAAAATGAAATAACTATGAATAATCCTATACCAGTGGAAAATAGAAGTTCAAGTGATGAAAAGATAGTGCCTAAGTATGCACTTTCTGGAACTTTGAAAAATACTTTTTTTATAAGATTGATATTTGAGCTTCTTCAAAACATTAAAATTGATGAAAATATGCCTGAGTGGATTATAAAGAAAAATGCATTTCACAGCTTAGATGAGTCACTTAGAGAAATTCACAGTCCTAGAAATATGCTTGAACTAAGGGAAAGTACAAGAAGGCTTAAGTTTCAAGAATTATTTACATATTCACTTAAAGTTTTAATGCTTAAAGAGTATATTAAGAAGAATAATAAAGGTTTTGCATTTAAAATAGCTCCTGAACTTATTAAATTGAAAGAAAGTCTTCCTTTTAAATTAACAGAGGCACAAAATTTGGTTATAAGAGAAATTCTAAAGGATGAAAAGAGACCTCAGGCTATGAACAGGTTAGTTCAGGGAGATGTTGGCTCTGGAAAGACAATTGTGGCCTTAATTGCTATATTTAATGTTATAAAGAACGGATTTCAAGCAGTTTTGATGGCACCTACAGAGATACTTGCAAAGCAGCATTTTGAATCTGCAAATACTCTTTTTAAAGAATTTAATATTAGAATAGAGCTTTTAACAGGAAGTGTTACTGATAAAAATAAAAGAATAATAAAAGAGAAGCTTAAAGACGGAGAAATAGACCTTATAATAGGGACTCATGCTTTAATAGAAGATAATGTTGAGTTTAGTAATTTGGGAATAGTTGTAACAGATGAACTTCATAGGTTTGGTGTCATGCAGAGAAACAGGTTATTTAATAAGGGAAATAATATAGATGTACTTGTTATGACTGCAACGCCGATACCAAGAACCCTAGCATTGTATCTTTATGGCGACTTAGATGTATCTATAATAGACACACTTCCACCAGGAAGAAAAGAAGTAAAGACACTTTGTATTAAGAAAAATAGCAGACAAAAAGCTTATAATTTTGCCTTAAATGAAATAAAAAATGGCAGACAGATATATGTGGTATGCCCACTCGTTGAAGAAAATGAGAAGCTAGAGCTTACATCTGTAGAAAAATTGTATGAGGAGCTAAAAAGCAGTTATTTTAAAGGCATAAAAATAGAAATGCTTCATGGAAAAATGGCTCCAAAAGAGAAAAATGCTATAATGGAAAGATTCAATAATAAGGAAACAATAGTTTTAGTGTCAACTACAGTTATAGAAGTAGGAGTTAATGTTCCAAATGCCAGTGTAATGATAATAGAAGATGCACAGCGTTTTGGACTTGCACAACTTCACCAGCTTAGAGGAAGAGTGGGAAGAGGACAATATCAGTCTTATTGTATGCTAGTTGCAGAAATGAAGAATAAGGTTGCAGAAAGAAGAATGGAAATAATGTGCTCAAGTAGTGATGGTTTCTACATATCAGAGGAGGACTTTAAACTAAGAGGAAGTGGCGAAGTTTTCGGTATAAGACAAAGTGGAGAAGATGGACTTATTTTATCTGATATAATACAGGATATAAGTATATTACGAGAAGCCAACAGTGCAGCTAAAAAACTGATTATAAGTACAGAAAAAAGTGACATTGTGATAAAAAAGTCAATAGTTAAAAGTTTAAAAAATACATCAAAGTACATATGTTTTAATTAA
- the rsmD gene encoding 16S rRNA (guanine(966)-N(2))-methyltransferase RsmD, whose protein sequence is MRIISGKAKGRKILPPKGMETTRPTLDRVKEAMFNIIQNDVPEAVVLDMFSGTGSLGLEAASRGAKVCYLIDKSPITYPILKENVENLRFDEECKTLNMDSYEAVRYLASKGKEFTLIFIDPPYAKEMIPPAIDLICEKKLLTKSGLIVTKIDSDEKIYEGNNEIIMVDHRKYGKTIVCFYRYKEDKK, encoded by the coding sequence ATGAGAATAATATCTGGCAAAGCTAAGGGGAGAAAGATTTTACCACCTAAAGGAATGGAAACAACTAGACCGACTTTAGATAGGGTAAAAGAGGCGATGTTTAATATAATACAAAACGATGTTCCTGAAGCTGTTGTCCTCGATATGTTTTCAGGTACAGGAAGTTTGGGACTTGAGGCTGCAAGCAGAGGGGCAAAAGTATGTTATTTAATTGACAAAAGCCCTATTACATATCCAATACTTAAAGAAAATGTTGAAAATTTAAGATTTGATGAAGAATGCAAAACCTTAAATATGGATTCTTATGAAGCTGTAAGGTATTTAGCATCCAAAGGGAAGGAATTTACATTAATATTTATAGACCCTCCTTATGCTAAGGAAATGATACCGCCGGCTATAGATTTAATATGTGAGAAAAAATTGCTGACAAAAAGTGGACTTATAGTTACAAAAATAGATTCCGATGAAAAGATATATGAGGGAAATAATGAAATTATCATGGTAGACCATAGAAAATATGGTAAAACTATTGTATGTTTTTACAGATACAAGGAGGACAAAAAATGA
- the coaD gene encoding pantetheine-phosphate adenylyltransferase, with protein sequence MKVAVYPGSFDPITNGHLDIISRASKVFDKVIVGVLINPEKKGMFSVDERVDLIKRVIKPFNNVSVQSFSGLLVNFMENNDSNVMIRGLRSVGDFEYELQTSLMNKKLNPNVETVFMMTSLEFSFLSSTAIKQVAVFGGCIKELVPDEIIDDVLRKAKEFN encoded by the coding sequence ATGAAGGTAGCAGTATACCCAGGAAGCTTTGACCCAATTACAAATGGACATTTAGATATAATAAGTAGAGCTTCTAAAGTATTTGATAAAGTAATAGTTGGGGTTCTTATAAATCCAGAAAAAAAAGGCATGTTTTCTGTTGATGAGAGAGTAGATCTTATCAAAAGAGTCATAAAACCATTTAATAATGTTAGTGTTCAAAGTTTTAGTGGTCTTCTTGTTAATTTTATGGAAAATAATGATTCCAACGTTATGATAAGAGGTTTGAGGAGTGTGGGAGATTTTGAATACGAGCTTCAAACTTCACTAATGAATAAGAAACTCAATCCTAATGTTGAAACTGTATTTATGATGACTAGTTTAGAGTTTTCATTTTTAAGTTCCACTGCTATTAAACAGGTTGCTGTGTTTGGAGGATGTATCAAAGAATTGGTGCCAGATGAAATTATAGATGATGTTTTAAGAAAAGCAAAAGAATTTAATTAA
- the ylbJ gene encoding sporulation integral membrane protein YlbJ codes for MIIFFLLIIIFLITALLFLLIKELHLSTASNYIMTIFLSLIILFIILKPEVCISASISGAKLFFFSVFPYVFPFLIITNLIICYDGIEIYSKLLGPILCLPQRLPKKASIVLMVSFLCGYPLGAKYAADLYENDIISFSTFERLVNIASNPGPLFIIGAVGTSMLKNKYLGYILLISCYLSCIAMGIILPNKKDDFSTKKTKWNVSEKHSIGTALKTSTENAVKVILQVMSFIIIFSVIIGILKQSVIFKNSEASFIKTFILGIVEMTNGSSMLSSSSFPIELKVITISFLSSFGGLCVIAQIYSFIGKYKISYLKFISLKVIQGVISSIICFLLFKFLYVNNTISTFNANNNFLSPSHFFTVAVILAVLPILIYKIKKTI; via the coding sequence TTGATAATTTTTTTTCTACTTATTATTATATTCTTAATAACAGCTCTTTTATTTTTGCTTATAAAGGAGCTTCATTTAAGTACTGCATCAAATTACATAATGACAATTTTTCTTTCATTAATTATATTGTTTATTATCTTGAAACCTGAGGTTTGTATATCAGCCTCAATATCTGGGGCCAAGCTGTTTTTCTTCAGCGTTTTCCCCTATGTGTTTCCATTCTTAATTATTACAAATTTAATAATATGCTACGATGGAATTGAGATATATTCTAAACTTCTAGGGCCAATCCTTTGTCTTCCCCAAAGGCTGCCAAAAAAAGCGTCAATTGTGCTAATGGTAAGTTTTTTATGTGGATATCCTTTAGGGGCAAAGTATGCTGCTGATTTATACGAAAATGATATAATTAGCTTTTCTACCTTTGAAAGGCTTGTAAATATAGCTTCCAACCCAGGACCTTTATTTATTATAGGTGCAGTTGGAACATCTATGCTAAAAAATAAGTATTTAGGTTATATTCTTCTTATTTCATGTTATCTATCATGTATAGCAATGGGAATAATTCTTCCTAATAAAAAAGATGATTTTTCTACAAAAAAAACTAAATGGAATGTTAGCGAAAAACATTCCATTGGTACTGCTCTTAAAACAAGTACAGAAAATGCAGTAAAGGTAATACTGCAAGTAATGAGCTTTATAATAATTTTTTCAGTTATAATAGGTATTTTAAAACAAAGCGTTATTTTTAAAAACAGTGAAGCAAGTTTTATCAAAACATTTATACTTGGAATTGTAGAAATGACTAACGGCTCCTCCATGCTATCTTCTAGCAGCTTTCCAATTGAACTAAAAGTGATAACAATAAGTTTTCTTTCATCTTTTGGAGGTCTATGCGTCATAGCTCAAATATACTCTTTTATAGGAAAATATAAAATATCATACTTAAAATTTATATCATTAAAAGTAATTCAAGGTGTAATAAGCAGTATAATATGTTTTTTACTTTTCAAGTTTTTATATGTAAATAACACAATAAGCACTTTTAATGCAAATAATAACTTTTTAAGTCCTTCTCACTTTTTTACTGTGGCAGTAATTTTAGCTGTATTACCTATACTTATATACAAAATAAAAAAGACTATTTAA
- a CDS encoding nucleotidyltransferase, with translation MNITGIIAEYNPMHNGHIHHLEKTKEICKSDVILCVMSGDFVQRGEPAIIDKWSRAYAALSSGVDLVIELPCVYSLSSAEFFAYGAVSLLNSLGSVSNICFGSEEGEMHDIYLISKILVDEPYEYKSILKDYLNQGFSFPKSRMHALEMYLNSSLSKVDHGLNHDILSSSNNILGVEYCKSLIKLKSNIKPYTIKREGNNYNDLELKTISSASAIRNALKSKKEISTLRYQVPKKTFDLISDNINSLCYKDYIFDYIKYKALTSKESLNKLPDVSEGIDNKIYNSLLKCSNMDSLMTLTKNKRYTYSRISRILTQYFIGFDCYNTESLRNSPCPYARILGFNEKGKYALKEFKKTSSIPLITKVNNYNFDALSLDINATKAYSLINKSVNPLDDYYRKIIIV, from the coding sequence TTGAACATTACTGGAATAATTGCTGAATACAACCCAATGCATAATGGACATATTCATCATTTAGAAAAAACAAAAGAAATTTGTAAAAGCGATGTAATACTATGTGTTATGAGTGGGGACTTTGTTCAAAGAGGTGAACCAGCAATAATAGATAAGTGGTCAAGAGCTTATGCAGCTCTTTCTTCAGGAGTTGATTTAGTTATAGAACTTCCCTGCGTATATTCTTTATCCTCTGCGGAGTTCTTTGCATACGGAGCTGTAAGCCTTCTTAACTCTCTTGGCAGCGTTTCAAATATATGCTTTGGAAGCGAAGAAGGAGAAATGCATGACATATATTTGATTTCAAAGATACTTGTAGATGAACCCTATGAATATAAGTCAATTTTAAAGGACTATTTAAATCAAGGGTTTTCTTTTCCAAAATCAAGAATGCATGCACTAGAGATGTACTTAAATTCATCATTGTCAAAAGTAGATCATGGATTAAATCACGATATTTTATCCTCCTCAAATAACATACTTGGTGTGGAATACTGCAAGAGTCTAATTAAGCTAAAAAGTAATATAAAACCATATACTATAAAAAGAGAGGGTAATAACTATAATGATTTAGAACTAAAAACAATCTCAAGTGCTTCTGCTATAAGAAATGCACTGAAATCAAAAAAAGAGATTTCTACTCTTAGATATCAAGTTCCAAAAAAAACTTTTGATTTGATATCGGATAATATTAATAGCCTATGCTATAAGGATTACATTTTTGACTATATAAAATATAAGGCTCTTACAAGTAAAGAATCTTTAAATAAACTGCCTGATGTGTCAGAAGGTATAGATAATAAAATATATAATTCTCTACTTAAGTGCTCAAATATGGATTCATTAATGACATTGACAAAAAATAAACGATATACCTATTCACGTATTTCTAGGATATTAACCCAGTATTTTATTGGGTTTGACTGTTATAATACAGAAAGTTTAAGAAATTCCCCCTGCCCTTATGCTAGAATTCTAGGTTTTAATGAAAAAGGCAAATATGCTTTAAAAGAATTTAAAAAAACAAGCTCCATTCCTTTAATAACTAAGGTTAATAATTATAACTTTGATGCACTATCTTTAGATATAAATGCAACCAAGGCCTACAGCTTGATAAATAAAAGTGTAAACCCTCTAGATGATTATTATAGAAAAATTATCATAGTTTAA
- the pta gene encoding phosphate acetyltransferase, which translates to MDLIESIWECAKQDKKRIILAEGEEKRNLIAADKIIKEGLAELVLVGDENKIKEKASELNLDISKAEIMDPETSLKTETYARDFYELRKHKGMTIEKSEKMVRDPLYFATMALKDGYVDGMVSGAVHTTGDLLRPGLQIIKTAPGVKIVSGFFVMIIPDCDYGEEGLLLFADCAVNPNPTSDELADIAITTAETARKLCNVEPKVAMLSFSTMGSAKGEMVDKVKNAVEITKKFRPDLAIDGELQLDAAIDSEVAALKAPSSNVAGNANVLVFPDLQTGNIGYKLVQRFAKAKAIGPICQGFAKPINDLSRGCSSEDIVNVVAITVVQAQRGI; encoded by the coding sequence ATGGATTTAATAGAAAGCATATGGGAGTGTGCTAAGCAAGACAAAAAAAGGATAATATTAGCTGAAGGTGAAGAAAAAAGAAATCTAATTGCCGCAGATAAAATTATCAAAGAGGGATTAGCAGAGCTTGTTCTTGTAGGTGATGAAAATAAAATTAAAGAAAAAGCAAGTGAGTTGAATCTTGACATTTCGAAGGCTGAAATAATGGATCCAGAGACATCACTAAAAACAGAAACATATGCTAGAGATTTTTATGAACTTAGAAAACACAAAGGAATGACTATTGAAAAATCTGAAAAAATGGTAAGAGATCCTCTTTATTTTGCAACAATGGCTTTAAAAGATGGCTATGTTGATGGAATGGTTTCAGGAGCTGTTCACACAACTGGAGATTTATTAAGACCAGGACTTCAAATTATAAAAACTGCACCAGGAGTTAAAATAGTATCAGGATTCTTTGTTATGATAATACCTGACTGCGATTATGGTGAAGAGGGTCTTTTATTATTTGCAGATTGTGCTGTAAATCCTAACCCAACATCAGATGAACTAGCTGATATTGCTATAACTACAGCTGAAACAGCTAGAAAATTATGTAACGTAGAGCCTAAAGTTGCGATGCTTTCATTCTCAACTATGGGAAGTGCAAAAGGCGAAATGGTAGATAAGGTTAAAAATGCTGTTGAAATCACAAAGAAATTCAGACCGGATCTTGCTATTGATGGTGAGCTTCAGCTTGATGCTGCAATAGATAGTGAAGTAGCGGCTTTAAAAGCACCTTCTAGTAATGTTGCAGGAAATGCAAATGTTCTTGTATTCCCAGATCTTCAAACAGGAAACATTGGGTACAAGCTTGTTCAAAGATTTGCAAAAGCAAAAGCAATAGGACCTATATGTCAAGGATTTGCAAAACCTATTAATGATTTATCAAGAGGCTGTAGCTCAGAGGATATAGTAAATGTTGTTGCTATAACTGTTGTTCAGGCTCAAAGAGGTATATAA